In the Hordeum vulgare subsp. vulgare chromosome 7H, MorexV3_pseudomolecules_assembly, whole genome shotgun sequence genome, one interval contains:
- the LOC123410560 gene encoding transcription factor LRL3-like: MDLDMAMDMTNQEQLMHTISQLDSALTYLASPSTSPPHEPPALVPPYPSCATSAVTPSVVTMPVLVPPPAAANPEHTATRQLVVGIHSAADVERPRRRNGRVSSEPQSVAARLRRERVSQRMRALQRLVPGGARLDTASMLEEAVRYVRFLKSHVQALEQAAAAVHGRRVDDVAAGDFYHHCPYHA; this comes from the coding sequence ATGGACTTGGACATGGCAATGGACATGACGAACCAAGAACAGCTCATGCACACCATCTCCCAGCTCGACAGCGCCCTCACATACCTTGCTTCTCCATCCACATCGCCACCGCACGAGCCACCGGCTCTAGTCCCGCCGTATCCATCGTGTGCCACCAGTGCTGTTACTCCTTCGGTGGTGACGATGCCGGTGTTGGTGCCGCCGCCCGCCGCGGCCAACCCGGAGCACACGGCGACGCGGCAGCTTGTTGTCGGCATCCACTCGGCCGCGGACGTGGAAAGGCCCAGGCGACGCAACGGGCGCGTCTCGAGCGAGCCTCAGAGCGTGGCCGCGAGGCTGCGGCGAGAGCGCGTGAGCCAGCGCATGCGCGCGCTGCAGCGGCTGGTGCCCGGCGGTGCGAGGCTGGACACGGCGTCCATGCTGGAGGAGGCCGTCCGCTACGTCAGGTTCCTCAAGAGCCACGTCCAGGCGCTCGAGCAAGCCGCGGCCGCGGTGCATGGCCGCCGCGTCGATGATGTTGCCGCCGGCGACTTCTACCACCACTGCCCATACCATGCTTAA